ACCGCATCCTTCCCGGCATCGCCCCTCTGGACATCGATACGAGCAAGACGGAGATCGAGACGCGCGTGGCGGTGGACATCAAGCTCGTCAATACGACGACCGGGGAGATCGTCGCCAAGGACGCCGAACCCGTCAAGCGGGTCGATACCGCCAGCGCGTGGGGCGTCCGCGTCCTCGGCATCGGCGGGGACGCGAGCAAGGACATCAAGGTGGACGCCGAAAGCCAGGGCCGCATCATGCGGTACGCTCTGGACCAGTCTTTGAAGCGCATGCTTCCGGCCATCGACGCCAAGTTCTCGCGGCCCCAGCCGTCGTACTGCCCGCACTGCAAGACGGAGCTGGCCGCGGGGCAGAACTTCTGCACCAAGTGCGGCAAGTCCGCCGCCAAGCCCAAGTGCAAGTGCGGCGCGGAGCTGGAGTCGGGGGCGAAGTTCTGCGGCGCCTGCGGAAGCAAGGTGGAAGGGGCGGAGCCCGCGCCGTCGTCGCCCCAGGGGCGCGCGCCGTCGCCCGCGCCCGCCTCGGGGGATTATTTGCCCGAACACGCCGTCCTGGCGCGCGCCCCGAGCGGGAAATGGTATGCGTGCATCGTGAAGACGCCCGCCGAGGGCGAGAAGAAGGAAGTCGAATTTCAGATGCTGACCAAGAACGAAACCTTCAAGAGCGAGCGCTATCACAAGACCCGCCCGGCGAAGGCCGAGGACATCAAAATCGGCGCGACGGTCTTTGTGCCGAATGTTTTCGCGTATGGACGGGATCTGAACCGTCCGGGGGCGGTCGTCGAAACGTGGAAGGAGAGCTTTTCGGAGTGGCAGGAAACGACCGTCACCGGCGTAAAGGGCGGCGAGCAGGGTCTTTTCCAGGCGCCCGTCTACGGGGAAAAGGACATTCATTTCTCCAACGTTCGCGTGGCCGTGAAGGAGTGAGCGGGCCGGGCACGTTCTCTCGAGAGACGTTTTCGGGGAAGGTGCCGCTCTTTCCCTTGCCGGACGTGGTCCTTTTCCCGGGATCCCTCCTTCCGCTTCACGTCTTCGAGCCGCGCTATCGGCAGATGACGCGGGACGCTCTGGACGGGGAACGGCTGATCGCCATGGCCCTGCTCAAACCGGGCTGGGAAAAGGATTACTACGGCAATCCTGCCGTCCACGACGTGGTGGGGATCGGCCGCATCGCGGAGGACAAAGTGCTTCCGGACGGCCGTTTTCTCCTGCTTCTCGAGGGCGTCGCGCGGGCCCGGCTTCTGGACATCGTCCGGGATCGGCCGTACCGGGTCGCCCGGGTGATTCTTCTGGAAGACCGGATCCCTGAGGGAGCGGAGGAGACGTTCCGGCCCGCGCTGGAGGATCTTTGCTCCCGGCGGATCGCGGCGGCGCCCGCGGCCCCTCCGGGAACGCTCTCCTTGGGCTGCCTGTGCGATCGGGTCGCGGCGGCCCTCGTGCGGGATCCGGCGGCCCGGCAGGAACTGCTGGCGGAGGAGGACGTGGGGGTTCGGTGCCGGCGCCTCCTGGCCGCGATTCCCCCCGGAACGGGCGTTCGGGGCGACCCCGGCCGGCCTTCTCCCAATTGAAGGCCGCAAGGTTGATTTAGACTTGCGGCGGATTTCCGATTATAGTAAGAGGAGTCCGATTCGCCCGGGACGGCATGGAAATCAGAATCGCCAAGGAAATCGGGTATTGCTACGGCGTCCGGGACGCCGTGGACATGGCCATCGACGAGGCCGACAAGGCCGGAGGGGCCAAGGTCTATACCTTCGGGCCGATCATTCACAATCACCATACGATCGACATGCTCCGGGACGCGCACAACGTCCATACCGTGCAGTCGATGGAGGAGAT
The Planctomycetota bacterium DNA segment above includes these coding regions:
- a CDS encoding LON peptidase substrate-binding domain-containing protein is translated as MPLFPLPDVVLFPGSLLPLHVFEPRYRQMTRDALDGERLIAMALLKPGWEKDYYGNPAVHDVVGIGRIAEDKVLPDGRFLLLLEGVARARLLDIVRDRPYRVARVILLEDRIPEGAEETFRPALEDLCSRRIAAAPAAPPGTLSLGCLCDRVAAALVRDPAARQELLAEEDVGVRCRRLLAAIPPGTGVRGDPGRPSPN
- a CDS encoding CsgG/HfaB family protein; the protein is MLRAMGAAALWVVLTACGTSTSETYSKDSIPDIGNYPPPPPGYTKVRAAVMKLQDKTNNQSWHSRPVGEQAAEQLETLLVNSGRFNMIERLQLENVLKEQGLANVVDPNELARPGRVRGVDYLFLGSITEFSIKVMRTRTGGGIFDRILPGIAPLDIDTSKTEIETRVAVDIKLVNTTTGEIVAKDAEPVKRVDTASAWGVRVLGIGGDASKDIKVDAESQGRIMRYALDQSLKRMLPAIDAKFSRPQPSYCPHCKTELAAGQNFCTKCGKSAAKPKCKCGAELESGAKFCGACGSKVEGAEPAPSSPQGRAPSPAPASGDYLPEHAVLARAPSGKWYACIVKTPAEGEKKEVEFQMLTKNETFKSERYHKTRPAKAEDIKIGATVFVPNVFAYGRDLNRPGAVVETWKESFSEWQETTVTGVKGGEQGLFQAPVYGEKDIHFSNVRVAVKE